A stretch of Lathyrus oleraceus cultivar Zhongwan6 chromosome 6, CAAS_Psat_ZW6_1.0, whole genome shotgun sequence DNA encodes these proteins:
- the LOC127098643 gene encoding chorismate synthase, chloroplastic translates to MASSLFTKPFLTVPRTDSFTAFVSPNSDLRSLSTVYLRPRFPKKLQIRAAGSTYGNHFRVTTYGESHGGGVGCVIDGCPPRIPLSEADMQEDLDRRRPGQSRITTPRKETDTCKIFSGVSEGVTTGTPIHVFVPNTDQRGNDYSEMSLAYRPSHADATYDMKYGVRSVQGGGRSSARETIGRVASGAVAKKILKKFAGTEILAYVSQVHKIILPEELIDNDTLTLDQIESNIVRCPDPEYAEKMIAAIDAVRVKGDSVGGVVTCIVRNCPRGLGSPVFDKLEAELAKAAMSLPATKGFQFGSGFAGTFLTGSEHNDEFYIDQNGNVRTRTNRSGGIQGGISNGEIINMRVAFKPTSTISKKQSTVTRDKKETDLIARGRHDPCVVPRAVPMVEAMVALVLVDQLMAQYAQSNLFPVNLDFQESLSAKLETEEVPF, encoded by the exons ATGGCTTCTTCTCTCTTCACCAAACCCTTCCTCACCGTTCCCAGAACCGATTCCTTCACCGCATTCGTTTCTCCTAATTCCGATCTCCGATCTCTCTCCACCGTTTACCTCCGTCCCCGCTTCCCAAAGAAACTCC AGATTCGGGCAGCTGGGAGTACCTATGGGAATCACTTTCGTGTTACGACATATGGAGAATCTCATGGAGGAGGTGTTGGTTGTGTTATTGATGGATGTCCTCCTCGCATCCCTCTCTCTGAAGCAGATATGCAAGAGGATCTTGACAGAAG GAGGCCAGGTCAGAGCCGAATTACAACTCCTAGAAAGGAGACTGATACATGCAAAATATTTTCAGGAGTTTCGGAAG GAGTTACGACAGGAACTCCAATCCATGTATTTGTGCCCAATACTGATCAAAGAGGAAAC GACTATAGCGAGATGTCATTAGCATATAGGCCTTCCCATGCAGATGCAACCTATGACATGAAGTATGGTGTCAGATCAGTTCAG GGTGGTGGTAGATCTTCTGCTAGAGAAACCATTGGAAGGGTTGCTTCTGGTGCTGTTGCTAAGAAAATCCTTAAAAAGTTTGCTGGAACTGAG ATTCTTGCCTATGTCTCTCAAGTTCACAAGATTATTCTTCCCGAGGAATTAATTGACAACGACACATTGACACTCGATCAG ATTGAGAGTAACATTGTTCGATGTCCAGACCCTGAATATGCAGAGAAGATGATAGCTGCTATTGATGCTGTCCGAGTGAAAGGTGATTCTGTTGGTGGTGTTGTAACATGCATTGTGAGGAACTGTCCACGC GGTCTTGGTTCGCCGGTATTTGACAAACTTGAAGCTGAGCTGGCCAAAGCTGCTATGTCATTGCCTGCAACTAAGGGTTTTCAATTTGGTAGTGGGTTTGCAG GTACGTTTTTGACTGGAAGTGAACACAATGATGAATTTTATATAGATCAAAATGGAAATGTGAGGACAAGAACAAACCGCTCTGGTGGGATACAG GGTGGGATTTCCAATGGAGAAATAATTAACATGAGAGTAGCTTTCAAGCCGACATCAACTATTTCA AAGAAGCAATCTACAGTGACCCGGGATAAGAAAGAAACAGATCTCATAGCCCGTGGTCGTCATGATCCTTGTGTTGTCCCAAGAG CTGTACCCATGGTAGAGGCTATGGTAGCTTTGGTGCTTGTGGATCAATTGATGGCCCAATATGCACAAAGTAATCTATTTCCGGTGAACCTTGATTTTCAAGAATCTCTGTCAGCCAAATTAGAAACAGAAGAAGTGCCCTTCTGA